One genomic window of Chelonia mydas isolate rCheMyd1 chromosome 27, rCheMyd1.pri.v2, whole genome shotgun sequence includes the following:
- the PRR29 gene encoding proline-rich protein 29, with translation MHWESPAETPSRPLERVCLHTASIATSCAGQLLLSCFLEGCSHPALTGKLLPDGGCIFTMHLGAAEAWGETPPRVQIIQQPIPQQPMTVFQQIPGILSPFTQPVRPGHVREDLIELMMIQNAQMHQVIMNNMTMAALTSFGFSPTPAAAQVNLVPLHTEDEEADVVFHHHYAPCPSTTPSPPWQPLAQPPAWAQEPPSIRHVGLDPHPAPTGRTREDKVVPPPPPPSATGTVGADVPPATEYYDYTQGKL, from the exons ATGCACTGGGAGAGCCCTGCTGAGACGCCTTCTCGGCCTCTGGAGCGGGTTTGTTTGCACACGGCATCTATAGCAACGAGCTGTGCTGGCCAGCTACTGCTTTCCTGCTTCCTGGAGGGTTGCTCCCATCCAGCCCTCACTGGCAAGCTCCTTCCAGACGGGGGCTGCATCTTCACCATGCATTTGGGGGCAGCTGAGGCCTGGGGGGAGACTCCACCACGGGTGCAGATCATCCAACAGCCG ATTCCCCAACAGCCAATGACAGTATTTCAGCAGATCCCTGGGATCCTGTCTCCTTTCACTCAGCCCGTAAGGCCAGGACACGTCCGAGAAG ATCTGATAGAGCTCATGATGATACAAAACGCCCAGATGCATCAGGTGATCATGAACAACATGACGATGGCCGCACTGACATCCTTTGGATTCAGCCCAACTCCCGCTGCTGCCCAG GTGAACCTGGTCCCTCTGCACACTGAAGATGAAGAAGCAGATGTGGTATTTCACCACCATTACGCACCATGCCCCAGcaccactcccagccccccatggcagcccctggcacagcctccagcatgggCACAGGAGCCCCCTAGCATACGCCATGTCGGCCTGGACCCGCACCCAGCCCCAACAGGCAGGACTCGGGAGGA CAAAGTGGTCCCTCCGCCCCCGCCGCCCAGCGCCACGGGGACAGTGGGAGCTGACGTCCCACCAGCCACTG AGTATTACGACTACACCCAGGGCAAGCTGTGA